Proteins encoded together in one Paenibacillus sp. J23TS9 window:
- a CDS encoding ABC transporter substrate-binding protein encodes MAARKKNNGSIIILAVVIVVLVGGFFLYKSGVFGGKDKEKVTVYSIFQEEEARKILDKFKEETGIDYDILRLPSGEAVSRVQNEMLNPQADFLMGGPADSHEVLKKAGALEAYSSPNASDIPENMKDKEGFWTGFYLNPIAIGVNEERWKEKYGSDPYPETFKDLLDPKFKGEIGMSDPATSGTAYTAVASLAQVWGEDEMLNYMKQLLPNLKERPKSGIEPIQKAAKGEYTIGVTFLGDQLKIKNQGNPIHSIVPEAAGYEIGGLSIVKGGPNTKAAKKLMDYMLTNTPGEIYTQSAYAVSVKPSVPIPQGGIDIKSTKYNSSYDLWKAADQRKELQGALKGLR; translated from the coding sequence ATGGCGGCTAGAAAGAAAAACAACGGATCGATCATTATTTTGGCAGTGGTTATCGTTGTGTTGGTTGGAGGATTTTTCTTATATAAATCAGGGGTATTCGGCGGTAAAGACAAAGAAAAAGTTACCGTGTATTCCATCTTCCAAGAGGAAGAGGCACGTAAGATTCTGGATAAATTCAAAGAAGAAACAGGCATCGACTATGATATTCTCCGGTTGCCAAGCGGCGAGGCTGTTTCCCGTGTGCAAAACGAAATGTTGAATCCCCAAGCGGACTTTTTGATGGGCGGCCCTGCCGATTCCCATGAAGTGCTGAAAAAAGCAGGTGCCCTTGAGGCGTATAGTTCACCTAATGCATCCGATATTCCAGAGAACATGAAAGACAAGGAAGGCTTTTGGACCGGGTTTTATTTGAATCCAATCGCTATCGGTGTCAATGAAGAACGCTGGAAAGAGAAATACGGCAGCGATCCGTATCCTGAAACATTCAAGGATCTGCTTGATCCGAAATTCAAGGGCGAGATCGGCATGTCCGACCCTGCAACCTCAGGGACGGCATACACGGCTGTCGCTTCCCTTGCTCAGGTATGGGGTGAGGATGAAATGCTGAACTATATGAAGCAGCTCCTGCCTAACCTGAAAGAAAGACCAAAATCCGGCATCGAGCCGATCCAAAAGGCTGCTAAAGGCGAATACACCATCGGTGTGACATTCCTCGGCGACCAGCTCAAAATTAAAAACCAAGGCAATCCAATTCACAGCATCGTTCCGGAAGCAGCCGGCTATGAAATCGGCGGCCTGTCCATTGTAAAAGGCGGACCAAACACGAAAGCAGCGAAAAAGCTGATGGATTACATGCTGACGAACACACCTGGCGAAATCTATACGCAATCCGCGTATGCGGTTTCCGTGAAGCCTTCTGTACCTATTCCACAAGGCGGCATCGATATCAAATCGACCAAGTATAATTCTTCATATGATCTGTGGAAAGCAGCGGATCAGCGGAAAGAATTGCAAGGCGCTTTGAAAGGTTTGAGATAA
- a CDS encoding DUF3919 family protein, with protein sequence MPEEKKGLSWFRLILLQVIIGCVLIGICSYTFRIPMDKVRTASPQQDQSERFVGIPMRIDLTYPGLGKVILDDPKELLNLKSSFSSLLTTGKEEQITKEPRLLLTGSITYLDQEDVPFQVQTNAFQFGQVSVNSLNVSANIRKLQSTLIDKVFTASTIGMAVQKPENEVYSLQQGVITALSQTDRKALTVQILTAARVIDFSHFEDLAGQPDRHFVISLTASEEGKKHWLHIDRFNSAYMVVYDLLDETNQRAYFKLNVAS encoded by the coding sequence ATGCCAGAGGAAAAGAAAGGGCTTTCATGGTTTCGCCTCATTTTGTTACAAGTCATCATTGGCTGTGTGCTGATCGGCATTTGCTCTTATACCTTCAGGATTCCGATGGATAAAGTCCGTACGGCTTCGCCCCAGCAGGATCAATCGGAGCGATTCGTAGGTATTCCGATGCGGATCGATCTCACCTATCCCGGTCTGGGCAAGGTGATTCTGGATGATCCGAAGGAGCTGCTGAATCTGAAATCATCCTTTTCCAGTCTGTTGACCACAGGCAAAGAGGAACAGATCACGAAGGAGCCGCGTCTGCTGCTTACGGGAAGTATTACCTATCTGGATCAGGAGGATGTTCCGTTTCAGGTACAGACAAATGCTTTTCAATTCGGGCAGGTATCGGTCAATTCACTGAATGTGAGTGCAAATATCCGCAAGCTGCAAAGTACGCTGATTGATAAGGTGTTTACGGCATCCACCATTGGTATGGCGGTCCAAAAGCCGGAGAACGAAGTATATTCCCTGCAGCAGGGTGTGATTACAGCTCTGTCCCAGACAGATCGCAAAGCGCTGACGGTGCAGATTCTGACGGCGGCCCGCGTAATCGATTTCAGCCATTTCGAGGATTTGGCAGGGCAGCCGGATCGACATTTTGTCATTTCGCTGACTGCATCCGAAGAGGGGAAGAAGCACTGGCTTCATATCGATCGGTTTAACAGCGCTTACATGGTAGTGTATGACTTGCTGGATGAGACGAACCAAAGAGCCTATTTCAAACTTAACGTTGCCTCATGA
- a CDS encoding HAMP domain-containing sensor histidine kinase, giving the protein MGLRNKMFIQHAVTIIMLLAAMYFIVNYTLNKSMIERDTQTLSQYFALHRIEALKIVSDKKISMNQLFSGTYAPFIASHLSANSNFQVQLFAPDETIVGSSSDKENLLKRDDIKAALQGQSATVITEKDGTQFLTYSAPFWYEGKIAGGFRYLLDLSPNMETLRQMRTWFVGAAAGCLVLSLLASYSFASFLMKPLHALQRALKRVSIGDFSSKIEVNTKDEIGELAKDFNHMSNALQHHIELLHYEQGKQKAFYDNITHEFKTPLTSVIGFSELISKMQRIEDVQECNHYIRKESTRLLNMVEELLQTSLKGDEAWRIRPEKVDLGALITDTLRILKPTLAKSMISTTVKGSHFEVYLDPKRTQQVLFNIIDNAIRHSECTHLHIELKEKEGRGTLKIADNGKGIPEQDQSRIFLPPEDKQDRVITQESHGLGLPLCKQLMELQGGEVSLVSRPGKGTEVQLIFNKEMPMKALLQN; this is encoded by the coding sequence ATGGGGTTGCGCAATAAGATGTTTATTCAGCATGCCGTGACGATTATTATGCTGCTGGCAGCGATGTACTTCATTGTCAATTATACGCTTAACAAGAGTATGATCGAGCGGGATACGCAGACGCTCAGCCAATATTTTGCTCTACATCGCATCGAGGCTCTAAAGATTGTCAGCGACAAAAAAATCAGCATGAACCAGCTGTTCTCGGGAACCTACGCACCTTTTATCGCTTCGCATTTATCTGCCAACAGCAACTTTCAGGTGCAGCTCTTTGCTCCGGATGAAACGATCGTCGGAAGCAGCAGCGATAAGGAGAATCTTCTGAAGCGGGATGACATCAAGGCTGCGCTCCAAGGCCAAAGCGCCACCGTCATTACGGAAAAAGATGGAACCCAGTTCCTGACATATTCCGCTCCTTTTTGGTACGAAGGCAAGATTGCTGGGGGATTCCGATACCTGCTGGATTTGAGCCCCAACATGGAGACCCTAAGACAGATGCGCACATGGTTTGTTGGGGCTGCGGCAGGATGCCTGGTGCTGTCCTTGCTTGCGAGTTACTCCTTCGCCTCATTTCTGATGAAGCCCCTGCATGCGCTGCAGCGTGCGCTAAAGCGCGTCTCAATCGGGGATTTCAGCAGTAAAATCGAGGTGAATACCAAGGATGAGATCGGCGAACTGGCCAAGGATTTCAACCATATGTCGAATGCGCTTCAGCATCATATTGAGCTGCTGCATTACGAGCAGGGCAAGCAGAAGGCTTTCTATGACAATATCACACATGAATTCAAAACACCGCTGACGTCGGTCATCGGTTTTTCCGAACTTATATCCAAAATGCAGCGGATAGAAGATGTTCAGGAATGCAATCATTATATCCGCAAAGAAAGCACGAGGTTGCTGAACATGGTCGAGGAGCTACTGCAAACTTCGCTTAAGGGTGATGAGGCTTGGCGCATCCGGCCGGAGAAAGTGGATCTGGGCGCCCTTATCACGGACACCCTGAGGATTCTGAAGCCTACGCTTGCGAAATCCATGATTTCGACGACGGTAAAAGGATCGCATTTCGAGGTATATCTGGATCCGAAACGGACGCAGCAGGTATTGTTCAATATTATCGATAATGCAATTCGGCATAGCGAGTGCACGCATCTGCATATTGAGCTGAAGGAGAAGGAGGGACGGGGAACTCTCAAAATTGCCGATAACGGCAAGGGAATTCCGGAGCAGGACCAGTCCAGAATATTTCTTCCTCCGGAAGACAAGCAGGATCGCGTGATCACCCAGGAATCGCATGGCCTCGGATTGCCGCTGTGCAAGCAGCTGATGGAGCTTCAGGGCGGCGAGGTTTCGCTTGTCAGCCGCCCGGGCAAGGGAACGGAAGTACAACTTATTTTCAATAAGGAAATGCCGATGAAAGCGCTGTTACAAAACTGA
- a CDS encoding response regulator transcription factor — protein MNILIIEDDASIQMLLKLSLEVEGFHPITVGSVAAGLTKLAVGQTDLILLDLMLPDRSGFELLQILQQEYRSIPVIVLTAKNEMNDKILGFQLGADDYLTKPFETRELVERIKAVMRRTRAATASPETIQIGCIEIDHRERSFRIDGKPLKTTSKEFDFLWLLCTNPKKVFTREQLLDQVWGYEYYGHTRSVDMMVNRLREKMKPYDHLVATVHGTGYKLEV, from the coding sequence ATGAACATTTTAATTATCGAAGACGATGCCAGCATACAGATGCTGCTCAAGCTGAGCCTTGAGGTAGAGGGGTTTCATCCCATAACCGTCGGGAGCGTAGCGGCAGGATTAACAAAGCTTGCGGTTGGGCAGACGGATCTGATTCTGCTCGATCTAATGCTTCCGGACCGCTCCGGTTTCGAATTATTGCAGATCCTGCAGCAGGAATACCGAAGCATACCTGTTATTGTGCTAACCGCAAAAAATGAGATGAACGATAAAATTCTCGGCTTCCAGTTGGGTGCTGATGATTATTTGACCAAACCGTTTGAGACCCGGGAGCTTGTCGAGCGGATCAAGGCCGTTATGCGGAGAACCAGGGCTGCAACGGCTTCACCTGAAACCATTCAGATCGGGTGTATCGAAATAGATCACCGGGAGCGGTCCTTCCGCATTGACGGCAAACCGCTGAAGACGACGAGCAAGGAGTTTGATTTCTTGTGGCTGCTCTGCACAAATCCGAAGAAAGTATTCACGAGAGAGCAGCTTCTGGATCAAGTGTGGGGTTATGAATATTACGGTCATACCCGTTCCGTCGACATGATGGTCAACCGGCTAAGAGAGAAAATGAAACCTTACGATCATCTGGTTGCCACCGTTCACGGCACAGGCTACAAGTTGGAGGTATAA
- a CDS encoding PadR family transcriptional regulator, protein MGASSISSDLIRGNIDTIILRILCEGDNYGYEIIKSISKYSQGQYELKEPSLYTSLKRLESQGYITSYWGDESQGGRRKYYTVTPEGTTSYHHSVEAWKTAKRLIDQLIESGEGLK, encoded by the coding sequence GTGGGAGCAAGCAGCATCAGCAGTGACCTGATCCGCGGTAATATTGATACGATCATTCTCCGCATCCTGTGCGAAGGAGACAACTACGGATATGAAATTATCAAATCGATATCCAAATACAGCCAAGGCCAATACGAGCTCAAGGAGCCGTCACTCTATACCAGTCTGAAGAGGCTGGAATCCCAGGGGTATATCACATCCTACTGGGGGGACGAGAGCCAAGGGGGACGCCGGAAATATTATACGGTTACACCAGAAGGGACAACATCCTACCACCATAGCGTGGAAGCATGGAAAACAGCAAAAAGGCTGATTGATCAGCTGATTGAATCCGGGGAGGGATTGAAATGA
- a CDS encoding permease prefix domain 1-containing protein: MNPLQEHVERLFAGYKPTRQVRELKDEILSNLEAKVADLTAEGMAYTQAVEAAQANMMSVEGLIEEQQSSYDVVKYRAAMLQTALMYCLVAWIATIPMRLFRVAENLSLLLPLIAVILGMIYLIVRGSAASAHHRTVRFDSTVADHSRKLVWIIWGIFVLAVTLSTTALHMGSNIWFGRPVHISGPYQFGVLAANYVWPLVTIVIPLLFNASLRLKMKYEAGGSHVD; the protein is encoded by the coding sequence ATGAATCCATTACAGGAGCATGTGGAGAGATTATTTGCTGGATATAAGCCTACTCGCCAGGTCCGGGAGTTAAAGGATGAAATCCTGAGTAATCTGGAGGCCAAGGTTGCGGACCTGACCGCAGAAGGCATGGCATACACTCAGGCTGTAGAAGCAGCCCAGGCCAATATGATGAGCGTTGAGGGATTAATTGAGGAACAGCAGTCTTCCTATGACGTTGTAAAATACCGGGCCGCCATGCTGCAAACGGCCTTAATGTACTGCCTGGTCGCCTGGATTGCCACCATTCCGATGCGGCTCTTCCGGGTTGCAGAGAATCTTAGTCTGCTGCTGCCGCTTATTGCGGTCATCCTGGGGATGATCTACCTGATTGTTCGCGGATCCGCAGCTTCAGCCCACCATCGGACTGTAAGGTTCGATAGTACCGTAGCGGATCACAGCCGGAAGCTGGTATGGATCATTTGGGGCATTTTCGTTCTGGCTGTGACGTTGTCCACGACAGCACTCCATATGGGCAGCAATATCTGGTTTGGCAGACCGGTTCATATTTCGGGTCCCTACCAATTTGGCGTTCTTGCAGCGAACTATGTCTGGCCGCTAGTCACGATTGTCATCCCACTGCTCTTCAATGCATCTCTCCGACTCAAAATGAAATACGAGGCAGGTGGAAGCCATGTGGACTAA